The following coding sequences lie in one Peptostreptococcaceae bacterium genomic window:
- a CDS encoding 4Fe-4S binding protein: MAYKISDACINCGACEAECPVDAITAGDNTYVIDADSCIDCGACANVCPVDAPQPE; the protein is encoded by the coding sequence ATGGCTTATAAAATTAGTGATGCTTGCATCAATTGCGGCGCTTGCGAAGCAGAATGTCCGGTAGACGCTATCACCGCAGGTGACAACACCTATGTTATCGACGCGGATTCATGCATTGACTGCGGCGCTTGTGCAAATGTGTGCCCAGTAGACGCTCCTCAACCGGAATAG